The window TACGCGGAAAGCAACAATGTAAGACTATTAACCCTATCAGAACCAATTAACTCCCATAACGGCAAAGTGGTGGCAAGGTTCCTTTGGGGAAAATGTCGTTAGACTCACTTTATGAGGGCAAGCTATCGTCCGGGGAGCATCGTCCTCTTTGACTTTCCTGGGCTTCATTCTGTTTAGAAAACAAGGACATGGTTAGGggttttaacaaacaaaaatagacaCGTCTCAAGGCCATCCTTTTAATGCAGGAACCCACGTCATCATCTAgtccagttttaatgttgattttCTCAGTTAAGCAATAACTGGTATCAGTAAGAGGCAGTCTGTTACATAAGAAATATCCCTGCTTGACATTTCAATTCCTGACGGCACATGtttaaaggaaagagaaaacgCAGTGAAAAGATTCTGCTTTCCATTTCACTCATCTGCACTTACAAGGCTATTAAATGCTGAGACAATTGGTTGATTAATTTGAAACTATTTTAATCATCATgtcctttgtttaaaaaaaaaaaaaaaaaaaaaaaagatgtcagagatgttgctgttttctATTTGAATCCTGAATTCTGGGTTGgacaaaagcaatttaaaaggGTCAACTTAGCTTTTATTAGAACTCTGTAggcattttctgacactttagagactaaatgattaaatggCAAAACAACTGGATTAATAATCAATACTGATAAATATTTGTAAGTTGCTAAACTGGCACGTTTGGGAAGCAGTTCTATAATTCTATAACGATTTGCATTGGCATAAGGGTCTATTCTTTTTGATCTGCTTTTGTAGACTGTCATATGAACGGTATACCTTCCCCAACATATACTATACACATAGCTTACTCAAACCTTGAGCTTAAACATACATTAATATACGTGGACGTACAAACACACCTACATACCAACTTTACGTGATTTTTATTAATTCTTAtttgtaactttattttgattttttatgccatatatttattttttttccaattcttatttttatttgtactccgattatttattgttttagcAAGTGAACTCTGAATCCTTAATCTTTAACTAGAAAAATCAAAGACACTTAAttctaataaaaacaaaagtacatttaaaaaaaatctggtacAAAAATTTAACATGGACTTTCTCGCCTGAAAGATGTGATGATTTCAACTTCTGATTTAACAGCATCATCTTTTTTTGCATATTCATCGTTGTTGTCcacaatttgcatttttctcaGGAAGAAGGTGTGTCTACTTTTGAGAGCGAGGGATGAAGAgaccccgacacacacacacacacacacacacacacgaacacacacactcacctggcAAATTCAGCCAGCTGTTTGGGGTCTGACAGGTCGATCCCCGGGATGCCGCCAGGGGGCAACTTCTTTCCCGTCATGTACTCGGAGTAATCTGGAGGGGAGTTCTCCCCAACGATCTGCTCCTCCACCACTGACTCATGGTCAATGTCTTTATTGTCATCTAGAAACACATTACAGAGACTGAACCGATAACAAATTGGTATTTCCCTTGCTACAAGCATGAGGGGAGTGAAAACATCTGCAGCTGCGTCTCCTCGGGCTATATGTGGAGTTACACTAACGTTGTATAATAACTTTggaattaaatgaataaaaagataaCCTATTTCCACACATTAATAGTATTTacttacacaagttcacactCTATTGCTGACAACGTTGCAGTTTTTTCCCCTTACTTTGTAATTTGAACCgtaatatgtaaaaataaagacaaaaataattacttactaaatttgtttgtttttaatgtaatgcatttagtaaagccttttaaattaactttgtgCAGGAACATACGAAtgctacacaaataaaacttGTCTTGCCTTAACTGAgatatcaaagaaaaacatggcaAACGTGCAgtatgcaaaaaataaataaattaaaaattttaaaatattaagtaGGTCTACAACGAATAAAAGAAATACTTGCTGGTAAATTTGCTCAAATGAgggacattttgttttcctttatacTTAAAATACACAATTTAGAGAGCAGAAAAGAAGACTAAACACACAATAATGCATGGAATTATTCAATCAAGATGTTCAAGTAATAAAACGACTCCTACTCTCTACCAACCAGCAGAGCACCAAAAATAGCTACAGATCGTTGCTGCGTcccctcaaaaacaaaaacgaacaGGTATACTACAAGTAAGGAGCAGGTTAACCAGCTTTTCTTATTTggctgtgaaataaaatgtgcaacCTTGAAAATCTAAGCTCTCGGTTGCCTTATAAAGCCCTTTTATAGTAGTGTTGGATTACATCCTGGCCAGTATTACTGTGCACACAGTATACTGCACAGAGGCAGTAGCTAGCGTAGTGCGGGCGCAAAGCTGTCTGCTTAACCACCACCAGTAGCAGTCGGAGCTAACTGCTAAATCAATTACTAGATAAATAGTACCTGACTCAAAATTCCAATGCGAATTAAACTTCCACACTCTTCATGCAATCCTCCGGCGCTACAAAAGCTGCTGTTGTGCAGTAAGTGCGCCACTATGTTGCGGCCTGCATGTATCCCAAACCCAGCTGTCTATCTCTCCCCCAAGCACCGCCGCCATCTCTGCCTGGCCCGCGACTATCGCCATTTTTTCGGGGCCGCCGCCATACTTACTAGTCTCGGGGAATATGGCGGCGCCCAGCAACACCTAAAACATGGCCTcccttcaaaacaaaaacatctcgATGTGATACAGTAGGGTTTTGCATCGAAAACTTGCATTGTTTGTCGCTTCTCACGACGGTGCGACGGACAACTCCAGGAACTAGTCTGGTGCAGCAGGACAACGCCCTGGCAATGAGGCCTCATGCAACAGCTAACAACGGAGCTGACAGACACAGCTGGGCTCACGTTACTTACCCGATGCCCACATTGTGACAGAAAATTCCCCCTCCAGTGTCTTTATTTGCACCTGCTTCTGTTCCCATTTTCTTCCGCCAGCCTCCGCGCCGCTTAAGTAGCTCTTTTTGCCCGCTTTCTTCCCACCAGTGCCGCCTCCCCGTTTCACCCGACCCACTGAGCTCTTCCCAGCCACAGTCACCAAAGTCTGCTCGATGTACTCGTCCTCCACCCCCGGAGCCGGTACCGGGATGAGGATCTGATCCTCGAACCCGCCGCCGCCGTCCGTGTGCAGGTCCGAGTCATCCCCGCCGACCACCTCCTCCCGGGTCTGGACCAGGATCACCTCCTGGTGGTGGTGGATCGAGCTGGGGTCGTCCGTGACCAGCGGCTGGAGCGCGATCATGGGCTGcccgtcgtcgtcgtcgtcgtcgtcgtcctcATCCCCGCCGACCACCGTGGTCTCGATAGTCTCCACCGGTATCGTTTCCACCTCTATCTCATGGAGCTCCACGATCTCGGCCGGCATCTCCGAGCCGTCTGTCTCAATGTACAGCGTATCTCCGGATGCCATGTTGAATTCCGCCAGCTTGCCTCTCTCATTCACGCCGTGTTGTGCTCCTTTTTGGACCTCacaaacagactcacacacCCCCTGCTCAGCTCCTGCCTCTGTCTGTTCTCCCTCTTCTTCGATAACAACTCTTCACTCCGGCCCACGCCAGTTCTCGTCGCCACTATTGGCTCTCATACAGAAACATCGCGAGACTTTGGTGAACCTAGCTATTAGGGTTCCTGGTGGCAGTCGGGGTTCCCGTGGGGAGCGTTATAGACATGAGGTTTAGCTTTAGTCGTTCTGAAAGCACTCATTCGGTTTAATGGTTTAATAAATTACACAATAATAGCCAATTAAGTGTACACCTGATCCGAGTTTTATTTTAGGAAGTAGGACTGCAGTGCTTATTGATGTATACATTAGGTTTTCAAAATCGAATGTCCTTCGCAAGTGACCAGAGCCCAGAATAATGTAAAAGAAGGGGTTTAAACAGACCAGCGGCCCAACAACCAAAGTATTCAGCTTGAATGGGTCAAATGGGAAAGCAAACTTTGCAACTCTTGCTATTGtttcaaattaaacttttaatgGTGGATCTTGATTTCCGGGCGCCGCGGCGGTGCGCTCGTTGGCTCTGTGGCCTCCGAGCGAGAAGTTGGAccaggtttctgtgtgtggtttGCACGTTCATCTCGTCGGTATGACTGTTGTTTATCTCTAtatgtgtcagccctgtgacaGACTAGCGAGTGTACCCCGCCCCTCGCTCAGTGgcagctgggattggctccagctgCAGCCCAGCCTCCCTGTGACCCTTAAAGGATAAACAGAATAGCTGATGGATGAATCTCgattgattatatttttttatttattggtaTTGGTCCTGGTGAGACTTTTTGATTGTCCAACATCTACAACTGGAAAATTAGTCTAAAACATTTTTCCCCAAAGAAAGCCATTGGGACCTCAACATAtgacacattaaaggaaaaaccaagaTGAAGTAGTCACCAGAAGAGCTTTAACACCCCTTGTCATAGAGTCTCGAGGTCCATGGAACTCTCCTGGATCCCTCCAGGAGAGGGGCAACGTTCTTCCAAAAGATTTTCCCTCATtcggtgttttgatgatggtggtggtggagagcgctgtctaacatgttggtccaaaatctcccagtGTTGTTCAGTTTGGTTGGGACCTGGTGAACGTGAAAGCCATAGCACACACTGTGATTTACACCATTCTCATACTCCTCAAACTGTTCAGTGACCGCCCATTGCCCTGTATGAGAAAATCTGCATTCACTGTGTTGCTCCACTCATTTAATCCTGTTTGTAGAAGCCTACTACTCATTTTGTCTCAGTAAAGACTACTGAAATGCTGAAACCCCTGTGGCAGAAAACTATGATGCACTGCTTTCATGGGTTCAAGCTTTCACACATGTTGAACCTGTGACCACATGCCAATCAGTGTTGTCAAAGTAGGTTTTTTCCCATCGCTAGCTGATGGTAAACACAtgctgtgacatcactgattaGGGTGTGGCCATTGAGGCTGCATGGAAAACAGCACACCAGGAGTTTACTGCCCCGTCTGACtcagtgtgtattttgtctttaatgcCACCTCACTTTGCATTATAGGCcctataaatactgtatttttgaacatCAACAGCAACCCTGtcatgacattttcttttttctatcaAACCTAAAAGTCATTACTGGGCTTTGTGTGGGCTAATACTTTTCTCAGGAGTTTGTTTTCACTAACAGTGAAGTCTGTCACACACCTATGACTGAATCTGATTGGTATTATAAGCAGTTCACAAGAAATAATTATACGGATAACtatgataaataatttaatgaatacccagtaaataaatgaaattatacataaataaactgtactatattaatagattttttggGTTTATCTTTTGCATCTATTTAGCAAATATTCTTGCAGGGCAGTTTAGTACAACAGCATCCTACACTGTGTGCAGCGctttaataacataataatgttGCACTGAAACAGCTCAGATGTTTTGCACTTCTCTGTGCTGCACTTGCTGTAATTTATGGCACCTATTcaataaaaacaggtttttgtgtaaaagaaactacctgaaaagaaaaactgaagtcaGACAAAAGAACCACAGAGGCATCAAAAGTAGTGCCCAAACAAACGCAAAGGAATGAGATGGCCTCATTTATccaagacatttttcacagttttatttgaattcattttaaacttagtgcgtttctttttcttgttctcaAACCAGGAAGCACTTTGtcataaaaggagaaaataaaatgaacaatacTTTACCATATCCTTGCAGccaataaacattttattaacaaCATGATCACAAATACTCTGGtgtattatttgatttttttttttttaatacgaTTGCAATATCCAAAGAAGTTTATTCCACCCTTGGTTTCAGGTctgagcctgttttttttttttctgccatggTTCCACGCATAGCTGTGTTGGTGAAAAGgataaaaaaccttttaaaaaaattttccaGGTCatatgatgagaaaaaaatttggATGTGCTTGCAAGTGTATCtaaaatgaaaccaaatgaaaagaaccaatataaaatacaaaaggctgacattaaaatgatgtGCAATAATAATTATCAACATTATTGTTACTATCATATTCTCATTATCATTTCCTCATTATTACCATTGTACTCACTACACTACTACTACTCATATTAACATTACATTGACAATCATAAAaaatgatagtaataataatgaaaatgattgtaataatacaaaaaaaaaacatttaaaacaaacctatgaaaaaagcaaaacaaataatatCATATGAATTTGATCCGTTTTCCTTTAGGCTGAGGAAAGAGGGGCAAACTGGGCTGACgaacagacaaaaaatgttACGAAATCAGAGTAATCAGTGCGAGAGTTTGCCCCATTCACATCTTTCTCTCCAAACAAACCAAAGTTACACAGACATGTCTGAGGTGTTAGACCAACATTGCTGCATTGCTTCAACACCACAGCTGAACAGGATAAGTAGATATCACAGTTAGGGCCTCCGTCCCTGACCTCTCCTACTCCTCAGGGCCACAGCAGCTGCTTCAGGGGAAATGGTTCGAAAAGGTGGTTCATGTCGGGGAGTGGCTCTTAAAGATTATGTCGTGCTAATTCGACTGAGTTCATTTCTGATGGctgtgaagagagaaagaatagGAACACATTTAGGTTGACTGTAGCGGTTTGATTGATGATATGAAAAttggaagaaaatgtaaagatggAATGGCTTTGGGAATagaattgtatttattattaataataaacaaagaaaaatacaaaggcCCCTCTATAGCACATGGGTTGACAAtgcaataaacatttttattttatcctaTCCTATGCAAGTCAATGCTATATTGACTTGCATATGATAACCCAAGgtattagttttagttttttgttattatttatttatgcacaaattaaaaaatttacagaaataagaaataatacACAGTGCATGGATAGGAAGAAAGCCCAGTGGACTTATTTAAAGCCTCCACCTAAGTAATGTTAGATTTTCACAAAATTAACATACAGAAAACAATACAACTACACACAAGTGATGGTAAAATAATAGTTAGAGTTGTGAGGGGGACATTGGTTTATACACCTGTATCGACTCATGAAAATTAGTAATTATACTCATGTCGCTATGagtgaaacaaataaaacatgaatacatGGACAACAACACATGgggaaaacagttaaaaaacaacagttaaatgGTCTTTTAAGCATCTTTTGAGACATTTTATGGAGGAACAGTTTTTTGCCTAATTGGGAAAAGCCATTCCATAATTTGGTACCCCTAAATCTCATTGAAAACTGACCTCTGCAAGTGAGAAATTTAGAGTGGACGAAGATTTGAAGATTTGACGAGTTGAGTAAGTATTCTGCGTAAGCTATTACACTCTGAGTCaacattattttatatcatGTTTAAACTGACAGTTGCTATTTATTCAATTATCATGGTTATTTTGAAATATGACATCTCATCATACTACTGTATAATTATATGTCtaatatacagtcctggttgaaattataggcatccctgaattttaagtacagaatttagaatatcttcagaaataaatacaaattaaccaattttgtataatcaaaatatttaaaaaatgaacaaaagaagataaaaaaacaaaacttagtgaaataatacacaaaGAGTACCCCTTACACACTGAATAGTGAAAATTtagcacaggtgagtcttatttgttttttattttgtttgaaaatctaatttaaattcattggAAGGTGTCAATAATTGTGTTGagcatacattttttatttcacaatatgattttttttttggtcagtatTTTCGgacatttaaaaattttgattatacaaaattggttatttttatttatgtccaAAATCATTTTGATATGTAAGATTGGTTATTAAAGTAATATTGTATAAATCTATGTCTAATATATGTTCTATAGTCTCTATAATGTAATATTCAATTAACATGATTTATTAtatcttttaataataatattgtataaatgtatgtgttacagttacaataatataatatttattcaaTCATTTGGATTATTTTGTAATCTGCCATCCTTTGTTAATataatattgtttaaatatacaTGTTACAATCAAATATAATATTTGCCAGTTCATGTAATGTTGCTCATCTCAGAAAAGCAGCTGACATTATTTAGGAGTTTTTAGGCCTACATGAATAAACTCTAACATATACTATTTTCAGCTCATTCAAAGGGTAATTTTATTATATCTGGAAAATCAGTTTGGCtacattattcattaatttgttCAGAATATATAATACAAATGGCTGTCCGGCATGGCAATGTGACAAACATTCAAGTGAGTTGTTTGGCACATTTTACCTAATCGGGTAATAAAAATATCGAATTAATGGTGTAATTACCCaagatatttacagtatattgttcaTATCTGTGAGAGTTAATACATTATCTATCTACCCACTCTTTTGCTGTTTGCCCATACACCAgtcagacacaacattaaaacccttaactggttttgatgttgtgtcTGATCGGTGTATATTGTAAGCTTTGATGAAATTacaatattcagttttctgGGATTCTAGTGCAACCTAGTGGTCACAAGTCTACATAACTACCTAACTCCCACCATCCCACTGGATAGATTTCCAATTAAACATTCATTAGCATAAATTAGGAGAGAGACAATGCTCCTAACTGTTGATTGATTATCCCTCTTTAGTGTTTCAAGTGGAAGTTAAACATACCATCGATGATTTCATCCTTCACTTTGTGCAATTCACGGAACACCTCTTCCAAGATTTCCTGGTGGagcacaaacaaatgaataactcataatacataatacatcaCACGTTTCTTTATTTACTGTAGGAAATCTTTGTGCATAGGAAGCAAATGTTTAAAGCAAAAAGTTCAAGTTCAGTTCTTTCCTGTCCAAATTAGCTCTTGGGAAATGATGTAGCAAAGTAGTCTCATGCAAAAACAAGAGGAAGATTTTAAAGCACACAGGCCTTATCGACATTTTGGCTGGTGGATGAGAGTTATTTAAaatttctggctttttttttttttttgcttgttccTTTTcgtctttttgttgttgttgttgttgtttttacctgTTTCATTTTATCGAGGTCTAATGAGTCTGTGTCACTGCCACTCCCCACGGGCCGTACCCTGCACAATAAAAAATCATTCTCCATTAGATTCACTGCTGTTGTTCTGCTTCACAGACATATCCAATGAGCTGTGGTGCTTCAAGCTCTCACCTTGAAACCATTGACCTGTCTGCAGAGTTAGCTCGGTCCCACGGCTTCTTTGCCCCATCTATACAACAAAGGAGCACAGTTAGAGGGAATAACCAGCAGGGATTGACTGCTATTTCAAAAGGGTAGAACCTCagatagacagaaggacagacTGACTGAGAGATGTACATTTAGACAGATTGCAAAGAGGTAATACATGTGTAaagtacatgcatacatgtttACATCAGGGGTGGTTTGCATTTCTGACTCTGCTGTTGGTAGTGAAATTGGTGTCTAGTGGTAGCTGCATATTTTAATCAACAATGTGGACACCTGACCGACGTTTTCAGGAATAAGTGTGAATCGTGGAACAATCTACCTCTTCCTGGTAATTTCATTATACTGCATCATGGAGGATCACCATGCCTGCTCTCTAACGACAAAACTCCCTTGATACGTACAGTAAGTTTTGTGTACCTTGATACAGAGCAGAACAATCCAAATAGGCCTGCCTGGTGTTAAGCGTGTAAAAGATCTTCTCTTCCACTGTGActtgcgtgtgtgtctgtgcgtctATATGTTTGACTTTACTGACACAATAGAAACCGCTTACAGTATATAACACAAAACACTTTGCATGGTTGTAATATAGTTTACTGTGCTTAGTTTTCCCCACCTGTGGCATTCTGTCCACCCCGGGTGCTGGGTGACGGAGAATTGGGGTCATccttaaaaaaagacagaggaatcAATGAGCATCACTACCCCTACTACCAttaaaattatcattatcatcatcctAATCATGGACACTGTCATTTGAGTCAtgatattttgcatttattaatCCCGTCTGCTCAAAACAGAATAGGTTTCTTGTATCAttatgactgtgttttttttaatcaccattcaaataattcaaattaagACACAACAAAATAGCAATTATCATTATCCTGCTCATCTAATCACTACCAACATTATAATGTTCCCCACCACGGTCATTATCCTAATTACCGCTGTAAATCAGACAGTGAGCAGTAGCGTCGGGAATTTCAAACCATCACTGTTTTCCATTCACTCACATTTTGGCTGTCCTCAGGCTTCTCTGAAGCTGCTTTCCTTCTGGGGGAAAGAAGAAGCCTCGAATAAGAACAATGCATTTAATCTAAATCCATGAATGTCAATAGTTTTTAACTAGcgtgataataataataactaatgaATCCTGAACTGCACATTGATTAAAGGCTTCAGTGACCAATTATTGTCTAACGTGGCTGCAGGATATCGATGTAAAatggttttgtggttttgtcaTTCTTTGTTCTGACCTTCGTGCCAACAGAGCGTTCATCTCCTCCATCAGTCCTCCGCTCCCTCCACTCGTTCGGTTGGCATCATTTTTGGCGCCCGAAGAGCTGTCCTCAGgctggggagaggaggggagagatgtGGAGGAGTGGAGAGTCCAGAGTTACTTGTTACTTTCTGATACGTACAAACATTAAACCTTTCAAGTATGCCAGTCAAGTTTGGTAGAAATAATTCACTTATATCCTGAGCGACTTGGAGAAGtttcatcaaaacatcaaagcCACAAGGATAAATCGGTGTCTCACTCTTTGTACGCGCCGCAGTTTGGCTCCAGCGATCATAGCGGCGAGTCCCGTTGGTGCAGGGGGCTCTTCCCCATGACTCCCTCCACCTATGGGTAGTGGCGGTGGGAGAGGAGGTTGGGGTGCCCCTGCTGAAGGTGGTGGAGGTCCTGGcggtggtggagggggaggaggccCACCCATGTTCATTGGGGGAGGTACTACTGGTGGTGCCACAGAGAGCACAGCAGGGTGGCCTTGGAAAGGAGAACCTGGGGGGAAATTGTGACATGTGGAAATATAGAAAACTCAATCAGGttggtttatactgtatgtacctgCACTCATATGTATGGACCTGTATGTATATGGGTTCAGATGCACTTGGACGAggatgaaaacatgttttattgtaaatgagaaaacagtTTTACTATCTAACTATGTCATTTGACCTTTGCAATTCATGTGATTACCTGAGTTCGAGGACCGTCGCTCCCGTTCCATGTGTGcctgcatctgctgctgctgctcgatCATCTGCCTAAGGGGGACAGGAAGGAAACACAGCTGGTCGCTTAATATCAGAAATGCCCCATCTTATCAGTGACTCTGTCATTTTATTGGCCTAAAGGAATAGTTGAGCCAACAATCTGACAGTGGCAGCCAGAGAAAAGTCCCTCTGCCTTAAAACCGCACTTGGAAACTTCATATGTCAGCAAGCCCAAAGCGTAGTGATTTCAAAAGATTTCACCAACTGTGACCAAACAACACTAAATATAGTGAGGATAAAAGCTCCACatatttgatttgtgttttttccccttatttctttctgattttttaTAGCTAGTGGAGAACAGTCTTCTCATATTTTTTCTGCCTTAAATAGTTTCTACACATATAagataaattaatttctttccaGTACACATTACAATAGCTTTCGCAAACTGTTTCTGAAAGTAGATTGATTAAAGCAGTATTAGCTGATGTTTTTGGCCacacaacaatgacatattatcaccGTATTTGATATCATGTTAGGAAACTGTGTCCTATTCACACATCGCGCAGACAAAGacacattaacattcatttggagtcatgtttgtgttcacctgatgaatgtaagtcaaatatttgTTCTCCTGTTAGCTCTTGTTTGGACTCCTTgctgagggaaatatcaggctccttagctgctaaatgctccactatgttcactagctagttgCTCCTTTTACTTGTCTGTTGTTCcgtgctgggcaggtagtacACAGGGGGTTTATCAGAGCGTTTTTGCTGAAGCAGCTGCTGGAAGtcaaaatgactcatttttgtCCCTCGGGTTGCTCAACTTTCTACTAAACTTGCTGCTTTTTAAGAGCAATCTTAGTTTCCATGGCTTCATTATTTTGTGCAAAATTGCATCTAAATTGTGGCAGGTGGgatgattttctgtttctgtcactaAACTGCAGGCAGCCTTTATTTGTGTAGTTTGTAGACTAAACATGCCTTGAAGTAAGTGACTTGTCTCCACATTTCAAATAATGTTTTGACATTGCTGCAGTTTCCCTTTTACCATTACAGCATGACCCAAacatctt is drawn from Xiphias gladius isolate SHS-SW01 ecotype Sanya breed wild chromosome 4, ASM1685928v1, whole genome shotgun sequence and contains these coding sequences:
- the yy1b gene encoding transcriptional repressor protein YY1b isoform X1, which produces MASGDTLYIETDGSEMPAEIVELHEIEVETIPVETIETTVVGGDEDDDDDDDDGQPMIALQPLVTDDPSSIHHHQEVILVQTREEVVGGDDSDLHTDGGGGFEDQILIPVPAPGVEDEYIEQTLVTVAGKSSVGRVKRGGGTGGKKAGKKSYLSGAEAGGRKWEQKQVQIKTLEGEFSVTMWASDDNKDIDHESVVEEQIVGENSPPDYSEYMTGKKLPPGGIPGIDLSDPKQLAEFARMKPRKVKEDDAPRTIACPHKGCTKMFRDNSAMRKHLHTHGPRVHVCAECGKAFVESSKLKRHQLVHTGEKPFQCTFEGCGKRFSLDFNLRTHVRIHTGDRPYVCPFDGCNKKFAQSTNLKSHILTHAKAKNNQ
- the yy1b gene encoding transcriptional repressor protein YY1b isoform X2, encoding MASGDTLYIETDGSEMPAEIVELHEIEVETIPVETIETTVVGGDEDDDDDDDDGQPMIALQPLVTDDPSSIHHHQEVILVQTREEVVGGDDSDLHTDGGGGFEDQILIPVPAPGVEDEYIEQTLVTVAGKSSVGRVKRGGGTGGKKAGKKSYLSGAEAGGRKWEQKQVQIKTLEGEFSVTMWASDIDHESVVEEQIVGENSPPDYSEYMTGKKLPPGGIPGIDLSDPKQLAEFARMKPRKVKEDDAPRTIACPHKGCTKMFRDNSAMRKHLHTHGPRVHVCAECGKAFVESSKLKRHQLVHTGEKPFQCTFEGCGKRFSLDFNLRTHVRIHTGDRPYVCPFDGCNKKFAQSTNLKSHILTHAKAKNNQ
- the evlb gene encoding enah/Vasp-like b isoform X2 — encoded protein: MSEQSICQARASVMVYDDTSKKWVPIKPGQQGFSRINIYHNTANNTFRVVGVKLQDQQVVINYSIVKGLKYNQATPTFHQWRDARQVYGLNFASKEEATTFSNAMLFALNVLSAQDGGPAVQRQVQNGPTSDEIEAQRARQMIEQQQQMQAHMERERRSSNSGSPFQGHPAVLSVAPPVVPPPMNMGGPPPPPPPPGPPPPSAGAPQPPLPPPLPIGGGSHGEEPPAPTGLAAMIAGAKLRRVQRPEDSSSGAKNDANRTSGGSGGLMEEMNALLARRKAASEKPEDSQNDDPNSPSPSTRGGQNATDGAKKPWDRANSADRSMVSRVRPVGSGSDTDSLDLDKMKQEILEEVFRELHKVKDEIIDAIRNELSRISTT
- the evlb gene encoding enah/Vasp-like b isoform X1 — protein: MSEQSICQARASVMVYDDTSKKWVPIKPGQQGFSRINIYHNTANNTFRVVGVKLQDQQVVINYSIVKGLKYNQATPTFHQWRDARQVYGLNFASKEEATTFSNAMLFALNVLSAQDGGPAVQRQVQNGPTSDEIEAQRARQMIEQQQQMQAHMERERRSSNSGSPFQGHPAVLSVAPPVVPPPMNMGGPPPPPPPPGPPPPSAGAPQPPLPPPLPIGGGSHGEEPPAPTGLAAMIAGAKLRRVQRPEDSSSGAKNDANRTSGGSGGLMEEMNALLARRRKAASEKPEDSQNDDPNSPSPSTRGGQNATDGAKKPWDRANSADRSMVSRVRPVGSGSDTDSLDLDKMKQEILEEVFRELHKVKDEIIDAIRNELSRISTT